The Aeromicrobium sp. Leaf245 genome includes a region encoding these proteins:
- a CDS encoding helix-turn-helix domain-containing protein, whose protein sequence is MTLFADRSTSDLVAAHARRVRRVVPTLTTEIIDAVCERVPQFARPTSRAVAAEAVSTALHRFLDELDGAPHRDRGVDDVFRSLGRREARAERTLDEFQVGLAVAVRIGWARFQELAEDGTTSALVSDGLLAFVGHLQRQVEAGHEEARRQRAADPNRARAALAEQLLTGTVQPGTDEVWPIPASIVLAVAELGGERPDLTVLAQRALLVRHDETVVAMVDSADRACMTSALVDAGVTRVAVGWEVDPLEVPSAFRWARRALDLVRRGVVPDAQVVDCREHRTQIWLHAEPTLRQQLGQELLRPLFAETPNSREILSETLLVWLETRDSAPAIAARLGVHPQTVRYRWKRINELFGEAMHDTEFLVQLTMLLKASVPLWKAGDQSDFERFRAEDAS, encoded by the coding sequence ATGACGCTGTTCGCGGACCGTTCCACGTCCGACCTCGTCGCCGCCCACGCGCGCCGCGTGCGTCGCGTCGTCCCGACCCTCACCACCGAGATCATCGACGCCGTGTGCGAGCGCGTGCCGCAGTTCGCGCGCCCGACCAGCCGCGCCGTGGCCGCCGAGGCGGTCTCAACGGCACTGCACCGCTTCCTCGACGAGCTCGACGGCGCCCCCCACCGCGACCGGGGCGTGGACGACGTCTTCCGCTCCCTCGGGCGGCGGGAGGCCCGGGCGGAGCGGACGCTCGACGAGTTCCAGGTCGGGCTGGCCGTCGCCGTGCGCATCGGCTGGGCACGCTTCCAGGAGCTGGCCGAGGACGGGACGACGTCGGCCCTCGTCTCCGACGGGCTGCTGGCGTTCGTCGGCCACCTGCAGCGGCAGGTCGAGGCCGGGCACGAGGAGGCACGTCGACAGCGGGCCGCCGACCCGAACCGCGCCCGAGCGGCGCTGGCCGAGCAGCTGCTCACCGGGACCGTCCAGCCCGGGACCGACGAGGTCTGGCCGATCCCGGCCTCCATCGTGCTCGCCGTCGCCGAGCTCGGTGGCGAGCGTCCCGACCTGACGGTCCTGGCGCAGCGCGCCCTCCTGGTGCGTCACGACGAGACCGTCGTGGCGATGGTCGACTCCGCCGACCGCGCCTGCATGACCAGCGCCCTGGTGGACGCCGGCGTCACGCGCGTGGCCGTGGGCTGGGAGGTCGATCCCTTGGAGGTCCCGTCGGCGTTCCGGTGGGCTCGGCGTGCGCTCGACCTCGTGCGCCGCGGCGTCGTCCCCGACGCGCAGGTGGTCGACTGCCGGGAGCATCGCACCCAGATCTGGCTGCACGCCGAGCCGACCCTGCGCCAGCAGCTGGGCCAGGAGCTGCTCCGTCCCCTCTTCGCGGAGACCCCCAACTCCCGCGAGATCCTCTCCGAGACCCTGCTCGTCTGGCTCGAGACCCGCGACAGCGCGCCTGCGATCGCCGCCCGCCTCGGCGTCCACCCCCAGACCGTCCGCTACCGCTGGAAGCGCATCAACGAGCTGTTCGGCGAGGCCATGCACGACACCGAGTTCCTCGTGCAGCTGACCATGCTCCTCAAGGCCAGCGTGCCGCTGTGGAAGGCCGGCGACCAGAGCGACTTCGAGCGGTTCCGGGCGGAGGACGCGTCGTGA
- a CDS encoding helix-turn-helix domain-containing protein, translating to MTAVAHERDARPTESGRERQLLREVLGLPQIDAAVVAGYRPRSVELTRRIVTRIREEVAGFSADADPVIHKGIDEAITRAVAVFVDTVAGAPTYGTEIYTFYRWLGSYQAAAGLNLDAMRAAHHIATQESWTDVRLAATALGQSAEVVGALGDGLIAYQTALFEHAFTGFVETRARATQVREQGRAAMLVALLDGTGPEGLREVADRCSWVLPERIVVAVTTHDQASTSMVSACQEALSGVHQDRLIVVADPETATRLARHLAGRTGTDVALSWPVDPSEVHRAVRWTSRGLSLLQDGVIEAPEDHVLDCELHQSRLCEHADPALRRLADEKVLAPLLAQSPKRRVALAETMLLWLQTRDSAPALAARLGVHDQTVRHRLRRLHALFGSRLDEPTQTLALLSALESSIVAWRRAV from the coding sequence ATGACTGCAGTGGCACACGAGCGCGACGCCCGTCCGACGGAGTCCGGCCGGGAGCGCCAGCTGCTGCGGGAGGTCCTGGGCCTTCCGCAGATCGACGCCGCGGTCGTGGCCGGCTACCGACCGCGCTCGGTGGAGCTGACCCGACGCATCGTCACCCGCATCCGGGAGGAGGTCGCGGGGTTCTCGGCCGACGCCGATCCCGTGATCCACAAGGGCATCGACGAGGCGATCACCCGCGCGGTGGCCGTCTTCGTCGACACCGTCGCCGGAGCGCCCACCTACGGCACCGAGATCTACACCTTCTACCGCTGGCTCGGCAGCTACCAGGCCGCGGCCGGCCTCAACCTCGACGCCATGCGGGCCGCGCACCACATCGCCACGCAGGAGTCGTGGACGGACGTGCGCCTCGCCGCGACCGCGCTCGGCCAGTCGGCCGAGGTCGTGGGGGCGCTCGGCGACGGCCTCATCGCGTACCAGACGGCGCTGTTCGAGCACGCGTTCACCGGCTTCGTGGAGACGAGGGCCCGTGCGACGCAAGTCCGGGAGCAGGGCCGCGCGGCCATGCTGGTGGCCCTGCTGGACGGCACGGGACCGGAGGGGCTCCGCGAGGTCGCCGACCGATGTTCGTGGGTGCTGCCCGAGCGGATCGTCGTCGCCGTGACCACGCACGACCAGGCCTCGACGTCGATGGTCTCGGCCTGCCAGGAGGCGCTGTCCGGCGTCCACCAGGACCGCCTGATCGTGGTGGCCGACCCCGAGACGGCCACCCGTCTGGCCCGTCACCTCGCGGGACGCACGGGCACCGACGTCGCCCTGTCGTGGCCGGTCGACCCGAGCGAGGTGCACCGCGCGGTGCGGTGGACCAGCCGCGGGCTGTCGCTGCTGCAGGACGGCGTGATCGAGGCCCCGGAGGACCACGTGCTCGACTGCGAGCTGCACCAGTCCCGGCTGTGCGAGCACGCCGACCCGGCGCTGCGTCGGCTCGCGGACGAGAAGGTGCTGGCGCCCCTGCTGGCCCAGTCGCCCAAGCGCCGGGTGGCCCTGGCCGAGACGATGCTGCTGTGGCTGCAGACCCGCGACAGCGCTCCCGCCCTCGCGGCGCGGCTCGGCGTGCACGACCAGACGGTCCGGCACCGCCTGCGCCGGCTGCACGCGCTCTTCGGCTCGCGCCTGGACGAGCCGACCCAGACCCTCGCCCTGCTGTCGGCCCTGGAGTCGAGCATCGTGGCGTGGCGGCGCGCGGTGTAG
- a CDS encoding helix-turn-helix domain-containing protein produces MSQPLQQILGQRLRRHRESLGLSQEKFAEQLGYHRTYLGSVERGERNLTLVSLEHLAARLDVDPLDLLRP; encoded by the coding sequence GTGAGCCAGCCACTGCAGCAGATCCTCGGCCAGCGCCTGCGCCGGCACCGTGAGTCCCTCGGCCTGAGCCAGGAGAAGTTCGCCGAGCAGCTCGGCTACCACCGCACCTACCTCGGATCGGTCGAGCGCGGCGAGCGGAACCTGACGCTCGTCAGCCTCGAGCACCTGGCCGCGCGCCTCGACGTCGACCCGTTGGACCTGCTGCGCCCCTGA